Genomic window (Jeotgalibacillus aurantiacus):
GCTGAGCAGAATCCGGCAACTCGTGAAGATGTCGAGCAGATTGTTAACGATCAGCTGACAAATCTTGAAATTAATCTGAGTGAGGAAGATCGTCAAAGATTAACAGACTTGTTTGAACAGATGAGAAATTTAAATATCAATTTTGATAACGTATCACAGCAGCTGAATGATTTATCCACAGCGATCCAGGATCAGCTCAGCGACGTGATCAATGATGAAGGTTTCTGGCAGGGAGTGCGCGACTTCTTCCAGGGGATTATCGACGCCATTTCAGGCATTTTTGGTGGCGGCACAGAGGATGAATCAACTCCATAAGAAATCCAGTTCAAAACTCTCCGGGATGTCCCGGGGAGTTTTTTAAGTATCAGGCAGTAAGTTGCCTTCCTCTCAAACCATTTTCCTTGTATAGTCATGATCTGTTCATAAATATACAAGTAAGAAAATGAAAATAAAGAGTACGTAAAGGTTCATGTCAACATTTCTCGTTTGATACGGATCTTTTATTATCTTTGTACAAAGGAAAAGATGGATTTATCTTTGATTTAGAAGGGTTTGTCATATTTATACTCAATGCAAAATTATGCAATCTACAGAAAAATTAAAAAATTAGTATTGAAATATTCCTGTAACATCGTATAATAAGGCTTATCAAATTCAGAAAACTAAGTATATTAGAAAAATAAAAATGATTCAGGTTTTGAGGGGGATGACCATGAACACGCAGGAAAAGGTGCTTGACGTCAAAGGGCTCAAGGTTTCCTTCTTCACAGACGATGGGGAAGTACCGGCAGTTGATGATATTGACTTTTATGTCCGAAAGGGAGAAGTCCTTGGTATTGTTGGTGAATCAGGGTGCGGAAAAAGTGTAACATCATTATCCGTCATGGGTTTGATTCCAAGTCCTCCAGGTAAAATTGTCGGAGGCAGCATTAAATTAAATGATGAAGAATTAACAAAAGCTTCTGAGAAGAGGATGCGGCAAATCAGAGGAAATGATGTAGCCATGATTTTTCAGGAGCCGATGACATCGCTGAATCCGCTTTTTACAATTGGAAATCAGCTGATGGACTCGATGCTTATACATAAAAAAGGGAATAAACGAGAAGCGAAAAAACGGGCGATCGACATGCTGAAGCTTGTCGGTTTGCCTCGTGCCGAAGAATTGATGAATGACTATCCGCATCAGCTGTCAGGTGGAATGAGGCAGCGTGTCATGATTGCGATGGCGATGGTGTGCGATCCGAAGCTGCTGATTGCAGATGAGCCGACAACGGCATTGGATGTAACCATTCAGGCCCAGATTCTGAAGCTGATGAAACGTCTGAATGTAGAGCTGAACACTGCTATCATGCTGATTACACATGATCTTGGAGTTGTTGCTGAAACATGTGAGCGGATCGTTGTTATGTATGCAGGGAAGGTCGTTGAAACAGGCCCTGCAATTGATATTTTCAAAGATCCACAGCATCCATATACCAGAGGATTAATCCAATCAGTACCGGACATGAGATACAAAAAGCAGCGGCTTTATTCGATTCCGGGCAATGTACCAAAACCAGGCTCAATCAAAACAGGGTGCCGCTTTGCAGACCGCTGTGAATTCGCATTTGACCGTTGCAGACAGGAAGACCCGCCACTGTATCATACGGCGGAAGGCCGCTCCACAAGATGTTTCCTGTTCGATGAAAAGGAGGGCGCAGCTCATGACAACAGAGCCACTGTTGAAAGTTGAAAATCTTAAGAAGCATTTCCCTGTTCGCGGGGGAATCTTAGGTAAAGAAGTTGGCAGTGTAAAAGCAGTTGAAGGTGTATCGTTTACCGTACATAAAGGTGAAACGCTTGGCATCGTTGGTGAGTCAGGCTGCGGCAAATCGACAACAGGACGCATGCTTCTCAGACTGATTGAGCCGACTGATGGAAAGGTTTACTTTGAGGGTCAGGATGTCACGACATTAAGTACATCTGAAATGCGTAAGCTTAGACGTGATATGCAGATGGTGTTCCAGGACCCGTTTGCTTCACTCAATCCAAGACATACGGTTGAAAAGATTCTCGAAGAACCGTTGAAAGTCCATGGAATTGGTACGCCTAAAGAACGTAAACAGAAAGTACGTGAATTACTTGAAATCGTTGGGCTCAGCAGTTATCACGCCAAGCGTTATCCACACCAGTTCAGTGGTGGACAGCGTCAGCGGATTGGCATCGCCCGGGCACTGATGACCCGTCCGAAATTAATTATTGCGGATGAGCCCGTCTCAGCGCTGGATGTATCGATTCAATCCCAGGTGCTGAACCTGATGCAGGATTTACAAAAAGAATTTCAGCTTACGTATATCGTGATCGCTCATGATCTCGGTGTCGTTCGCCATATAAGTGACCGTGTCGGTGTGATGTATTTAGGTAAAATGGCTGAGCTTGCTGATAGTGAAAGGCTTTATGAAAACCCATTACACCCTTATACGCAGGCATTATTATCAGCCGTGCCGATTCCGGATCCACTGTTTGAAAAAGAGTCTGTTGTGCTTGAAGGAGATATTCCAAGTCCAGCGAATCCGCCATCAGGCTGTACATTCCACACAAGATGTCCATTTAAAATGGATGTTTGTGCCCAAAAGGTTCCCGAGTTGAGGGAGCATGAATCAGGACATTACGTTGCCTGCCATTTATATACAGAGAACGGCAGTGCAGCGAGTCAAAATACAAAAGTACTTGAGGAGGGAAAGCATGAATAAGAAAGCATGGTTATTATTTTTCGTATTGCTTCTTACGGTCTCAACTGCATTATTTGGTTGTTCCAGTGAGGATGGGGCGTCAGAAGACGGCTCAGGAAATGATGGGGGCGGCGATTCTGCTGAAGAAACACAAGATACACTTGTCTTTGGACGTGGGGGCGACTCAGTCGGACTTGATCCAATTACAGTAACAGACGGTGAATCTTTCAAAGTAACGAAAAACATCTTTGATACACTGATTTCCTTCGGTGAACAGGATACTGAAATCCAGCCTGGACTTGCTGCAGAATGGGAAGTGTCTGAAGATGGTCTGACTTATACTTTCATGCTTCAGGAAGGTGTAACATTCCACGATGGTACTGAATTTAATGCGGATGCGGTTGTGTTCAACTTTGACCGCTGGGCTAATGGAACAGAAGATAAGTTCTACTACTACAAATCAATGTTTGGTGGATTCGGTGATGATGAAGGGCACGTAATTGAATCCGTTACAGCGGTCGATGATCTGACTGTTGAAATTAAGCTCAAGCGTCCACAGGCGCCATTCCTTAAGAATCTTGCAATGAGCCCGTTTGGAATTGCAAGCCCGGCTGCACTTGAAGAATTGGGTGATGAAGGGTTTAATGAGGCACCTGTAGGTACAGGTCCATTCAAGTTTGTTGAGTGGAGAAGAAATGAGCGTATTGTGATTGAGAAAAATGAAGATTACTGGCAGGAAGGTTATCCAAAGCTGAACCAGGTTATTTTCCGTTCAATTCCTGAGAACTCAGCACGTCTGAATGCGCTATTGAATAACGAAATTGATCTTGCTGACGGTATCAACCCGAGTGATGCTGCACAAATCGAAGGCAATGACCAGCTGCAGCTGTTTGAACGCCCATCGATGAATGTTGGTTACCTTGGTCTTACTGCAACTCGCGAACCATTTGACGATCCAAAAGTACGTCAGGCGATGAACCACGCAATTGACCGTCAGGCGATCGTGGATGCATTCTTTGAAGGTCGTGCTGAAGTAGCGAAAAACCCTATGCCACCAGTTATTGCAGGATACAATGATGAAATTGAAGGCTACGAATACGATCCTGAAAAAGCAAAGCAGCTTCTGGAAGAAGCAGGTCTTGGTGACGGGTTTGAAATGGAGCTTTGGGCAATGCCGGTTCCACGTCCTTACATGCCAGATGGACAAAAAGTTGCTGAAGCGATTCAGAGTAATCTTGCTGATGTAGGGATTACTGCTGAAATCGTAACATATGAGTGGGCTACTTACCTTGAGAAAGCACGTATGGGAGAAGCTGATGCATTCCTTCTTGGATGGACTGGAGACAACGGTGATGCTGACAACTTCCTTTATGTTCTATTAGATCAGGATAATATCGGAAGCAACAACTATACGTACTACGAAAATCAGGAAGTACACGATCTGTTAATTCAGGCTCAGTCTGAAACAGATGAAGATGCACGTAATCAGCTGTATATGGAAGCACAAGAGCTGATTCATGCGGATGCTCCTTGGGTACCACTTGCACACTCTACGCCTCTGATGGCAGGGTCTGCAGCACTTCAGGACTTCGTTGCTCACCCAACTGGCTCTGATGATCTTCACAAAGTATACTTTGAATAATCAGTAACACGATTGCGGGGGAAGGTGATCATTCGCCTTCCTCCTTTTTCTTTGTCAAACATTACATATTTAATAGAAGTGTTGAGAGGTGAAAAAGGATGCTTCAATACATCATTAGAAGATTGCTGCAGCTCATACCGGTATTACTCGGAATGACGTTTATCGTGTTTTTAATTATACGGGCGATTCCCGGAGACCCTGCATTGGTGATTCTGGGACAGCAGGCTACAGAGGAAGCCGTGGCCGCATTAAGGGCATCTCTTGGTTTGGATGAACCATGGTATGTTCAATATTTTCAGTATCTTGGTAACTTGTTTACAGGAGACCTTGGGGAATCAATCCGGACGCGTACCCCTGTAAACGAAGAAATCTGGCCTTATCTTGCTACAACGTTTGAGCTTTCATTTTTTGCGATTTTAATTGCCGTTATTATTGGAGTTAATGCGGGGATTATCTCAGCATGGTTTCAAAATTCATGGTTTGATTATACAGCGATGATTTTAGCACTTGTAGGTGTGTCAATGCCTATCTTCTGGCTTGGTCTGATGATGCAGTATCAGTTTTCCCTGCAGTGGGACTGGCTGCCGACATCAGGTCGTGAGGATGTTAGGGACCCTGTAACTGCTATTACAAATTTGTACTTACTCGATACATTAATCCAGGGCAGATTCGATCAGTTCTGGACGGTGCTTAAGCATCTGATCATGCCGGGTATTGCACTTGCAACCATTCCAATGGCGATCATTGCGCGTATGACAAGGTCAAGCATGCTTGAGGTCATGAAATCAGATTATATTCGTACTGCACGTGCGAAGGGTGAAAAAATGTTCTGGGTTGTTTATAAGCACTCTCTCAAGAATGCTGTTATTCCAGTTCTGACAGTAATCGGTCTGCAGACAGGATTACTGCTTGGAGGAGCAATTCTGACAGAAACCATTTTCAGCTTGCCTGGTATAGGACGCTACATCTATGAAGGTATTTCATCCCGTGACTATCCGGTTATTCAATCAGGCATTCTGGTCGTTGCCTTTATTTTTGTCATGATCAATCTGATTGTCGATATCCTTTACTCAATTATTGATCCTAGGATTCGCTACAACTGATGGGATTTCACGTAAGAGAGGAGTGTTTGTATGGGTGAACCAGCTAAAATGCAGGAGCCGCCAGCTCCAGTGCAGCCACAAGAAGAAAATATTTCTCCATGGAAAGAAGGATGGAGAAAATTCCGCAAAAATAAAATTGCTCTAGTAGGGACGAGTATTGTTTTGTTCTTTGTCCTGATGGCAATCTTTGCACCATGGATTGCTCCTCAGGGAATCAATGAACAGGACCTGCCAAATCGTCTTCAGCCGCCATCGTCTGAATTCTGGTTTGGAACCGATGATTTTGGCCGTGATATTTTCTCACGTGTTGTGTATGGAGCGCGAATCTCTCTGACCGTTGGATTTCTGGCGGTAGTCGGGTCTGCAGCTGTTGGAAGTCTGCTTGGCATTCTGGCAGGATATTATGGACGCTGGGTAGATACGATTATTTCACGTCTATTTGATATCATGCTGGCGTTTCCTAGTATTCTGTTAGCGATTGCGGTCGTTTCAATTCTGGGCCCTTCACTGCGCAACGCGCTAATTGCCATTGCGATCATTAATATACCGAACTTTGGACGACTAATCCGATCGAGAGTACTAAGCGTAAAAGAAGAGGAATATATTATGGCAGCGAAAGCAATTGGGATGAGTGATGCACGGATTTTATTCTCACACGTTCTGCCGAATTCAATGACACCAATCATTGTACAGGGATCACTTGCCGTTGCAACAGCCATACTGGAAGCAGCAGCATTAGGATTCCTCGGGCTTGGTGCTCAGGTACCGCAGCCGGAGTGGGGAGCCATGCTTGCAGCGTCCCGTGCCTTGCTTGTACAGGCGCCATGGACACTTTTCTTCCCTGGTCTTGCCATCATGCTTGCAGTACTGGGCTTTAACCTGATGGGTGACGGGCTGCGTGACGCACTTGATCCAAAAATGAAAACATAAAAAAAATTCGCCGGTGATGCCGGCGAATTTTTGTGTTACATGGTATTTAGATGCTTGTCTATAAATTGCTGAAGGTGGTAGGGTATAGGTCAAATGACACGATTTTTCGAACAAACCTGAAATTCTTACGAACGTGTCGTATAGTCCTCCGATCCAGGGCGCAAATCCTGTGAACCATCAGCAACATCCCACGAACCTCAGCCGAAATCCTGCTAACCAGCGCCTGCTGAAGCGAAGGACGGCTACTGCCCGATTTATAAACTACAAAGTCTTCTCCTCTTTCAACAAATCCCTGATTTCACGCAAAAGCTCAATCTGTGGATCAGGCACAGGAACAGCTTCCTTCGCCTCTTCTTTCCGCTTGAGTCGGTTCAACAGCTTCACAAACAGGAAAATAGCAAACGCCACAATAATAAAGTCAATAATAGCCTGGATAAACACACCATATGTAACAGCTGCATCGCCAATCGTCAGTGCCAGCCCTGAGAAATTGACACCACCCATCACAATGCCAATCAGCGGAGTGATGATGTTCTCAACAAGTGCGGTTACAATTTTTCCAAATGCTGCACCGAGAACAACCGCAATCGCAAGATCCAGGACGTTTCCTCTCATCGCAAATTCTTTAAATTCCTTCAACATATGATCACCGCCTTTTCTTTTCATTATAAAACAGCAGAAGAGAAATAGTAGTGTTTATTACAAAGACTCTAAATGTTGAAAAATTATAAAAAACCGTGCCTGGTCATTCCTTCGCTTTCCGCTGTCTAGCTCCGTCGGGCAGGGACTAGCAAACTTCCCGTCCCCTCGTCCGATAAGTCAACATCAGCTCACTGCGTTCGCTGTGTTTCCTTTATCTCCGTCGGGTCCAGTCCAGTTTGTACGTCCCTAAACGCCCGCCTCCGCTTTTCTATGGCCGCGCGGTGAGCCAGCTAGTGCTCCGCACTACGCTGTCTCACCTGTCGCTTCTCTGCCGCAGGAGTCTCCGGAATGACCAGGCACTTTAGTGAGAGTTAACCTATAACTTCATTTTTGAGGAGCGTGACTGAATATAACATATCCTTATTTTTTAGCGTTCTATCACATTCTTGTAGCGTCTAGATAAAAAACAAAAAAAGGATGAAACAATTCTTCCTTTTGAAGATGTCCCATCCTGTTTCATTACCCTGTAGCTAATTGCTTACTTTTGTTTTCCAACTTATAAATATAGTCAATTGTCTGAAGGTTAAATTCCTCCGGCTGATCGATGTTGCAAACATGACCGGAACGTCGGATAGTAATGTACTGAAGTGACTGGTCGCGTCTGACAAGCTCTTCTACGGGAGCACGGAAGAGGTAATCCTCCTGTCCCATCACAAAAAATGTCGGGATTCCTTTGTGATCAAGCTGCAGCTTTGATAAATAAGGATTAATCATCTTTGTGAGTGAGAACCACTTGATGAACTCTTTCTGACACATTTTTTTAGCAGAATTGACAAACGCTAAACGGGATTCTTCATGCCGGCGATTTGGCATAATGATCCAGGCGAACAGCTTGTACAGAAGCATGTATGGAATGAAGCGTTTCGTTGTCCGGCCGAACCATAACAGGAACTTGGTGCGGATATCAAGCTTGATAATCGCCCCGCATAAGATCTGTGAGCGGACATATTGAGGGAACTCGCTTGTAATCGTCTGAACAACGATGGTTCCAAGAGAGATTCCGATAAAATGAGATTGCTTTACATGTAAATGATTTAATACGTCAATGACTTCTTTTGAGATCTCTTTAAACGTATCTCCCTTTTTCCAGCGGCCGCGCTCTGACTGGCCGTGACCACGAAGGTCAACAACAATGACGTTAAAATGTTTTCTGAATTCCTTGATTTGTTTAAACCAGATGCTTGAGCTTCCACCGGCACCGTGAATAAAAGTAACCCATGGAAGAGATTCGTTATTTTGATAGGTTCTGTAATGAAGCACGTATCGTTACCCCTTTTTATATACTCTATTAATCTAAACATATTAAACCCTATTGAATCAACTGAAAAGCGGTCAGACCACTTGGAAATAATAGTGTTTGTGAAGGCT
Coding sequences:
- a CDS encoding ABC transporter ATP-binding protein codes for the protein MNTQEKVLDVKGLKVSFFTDDGEVPAVDDIDFYVRKGEVLGIVGESGCGKSVTSLSVMGLIPSPPGKIVGGSIKLNDEELTKASEKRMRQIRGNDVAMIFQEPMTSLNPLFTIGNQLMDSMLIHKKGNKREAKKRAIDMLKLVGLPRAEELMNDYPHQLSGGMRQRVMIAMAMVCDPKLLIADEPTTALDVTIQAQILKLMKRLNVELNTAIMLITHDLGVVAETCERIVVMYAGKVVETGPAIDIFKDPQHPYTRGLIQSVPDMRYKKQRLYSIPGNVPKPGSIKTGCRFADRCEFAFDRCRQEDPPLYHTAEGRSTRCFLFDEKEGAAHDNRATVES
- a CDS encoding ABC transporter ATP-binding protein, whose amino-acid sequence is MTTEPLLKVENLKKHFPVRGGILGKEVGSVKAVEGVSFTVHKGETLGIVGESGCGKSTTGRMLLRLIEPTDGKVYFEGQDVTTLSTSEMRKLRRDMQMVFQDPFASLNPRHTVEKILEEPLKVHGIGTPKERKQKVRELLEIVGLSSYHAKRYPHQFSGGQRQRIGIARALMTRPKLIIADEPVSALDVSIQSQVLNLMQDLQKEFQLTYIVIAHDLGVVRHISDRVGVMYLGKMAELADSERLYENPLHPYTQALLSAVPIPDPLFEKESVVLEGDIPSPANPPSGCTFHTRCPFKMDVCAQKVPELREHESGHYVACHLYTENGSAASQNTKVLEEGKHE
- a CDS encoding ABC transporter substrate-binding protein — translated: MNKKAWLLFFVLLLTVSTALFGCSSEDGASEDGSGNDGGGDSAEETQDTLVFGRGGDSVGLDPITVTDGESFKVTKNIFDTLISFGEQDTEIQPGLAAEWEVSEDGLTYTFMLQEGVTFHDGTEFNADAVVFNFDRWANGTEDKFYYYKSMFGGFGDDEGHVIESVTAVDDLTVEIKLKRPQAPFLKNLAMSPFGIASPAALEELGDEGFNEAPVGTGPFKFVEWRRNERIVIEKNEDYWQEGYPKLNQVIFRSIPENSARLNALLNNEIDLADGINPSDAAQIEGNDQLQLFERPSMNVGYLGLTATREPFDDPKVRQAMNHAIDRQAIVDAFFEGRAEVAKNPMPPVIAGYNDEIEGYEYDPEKAKQLLEEAGLGDGFEMELWAMPVPRPYMPDGQKVAEAIQSNLADVGITAEIVTYEWATYLEKARMGEADAFLLGWTGDNGDADNFLYVLLDQDNIGSNNYTYYENQEVHDLLIQAQSETDEDARNQLYMEAQELIHADAPWVPLAHSTPLMAGSAALQDFVAHPTGSDDLHKVYFE
- a CDS encoding ABC transporter permease; this translates as MLQYIIRRLLQLIPVLLGMTFIVFLIIRAIPGDPALVILGQQATEEAVAALRASLGLDEPWYVQYFQYLGNLFTGDLGESIRTRTPVNEEIWPYLATTFELSFFAILIAVIIGVNAGIISAWFQNSWFDYTAMILALVGVSMPIFWLGLMMQYQFSLQWDWLPTSGREDVRDPVTAITNLYLLDTLIQGRFDQFWTVLKHLIMPGIALATIPMAIIARMTRSSMLEVMKSDYIRTARAKGEKMFWVVYKHSLKNAVIPVLTVIGLQTGLLLGGAILTETIFSLPGIGRYIYEGISSRDYPVIQSGILVVAFIFVMINLIVDILYSIIDPRIRYN
- a CDS encoding ABC transporter permease, which codes for MQEPPAPVQPQEENISPWKEGWRKFRKNKIALVGTSIVLFFVLMAIFAPWIAPQGINEQDLPNRLQPPSSEFWFGTDDFGRDIFSRVVYGARISLTVGFLAVVGSAAVGSLLGILAGYYGRWVDTIISRLFDIMLAFPSILLAIAVVSILGPSLRNALIAIAIINIPNFGRLIRSRVLSVKEEEYIMAAKAIGMSDARILFSHVLPNSMTPIIVQGSLAVATAILEAAALGFLGLGAQVPQPEWGAMLAASRALLVQAPWTLFFPGLAIMLAVLGFNLMGDGLRDALDPKMKT
- the mscL gene encoding large conductance mechanosensitive channel protein MscL, which gives rise to MLKEFKEFAMRGNVLDLAIAVVLGAAFGKIVTALVENIITPLIGIVMGGVNFSGLALTIGDAAVTYGVFIQAIIDFIIVAFAIFLFVKLLNRLKRKEEAKEAVPVPDPQIELLREIRDLLKEEKTL
- a CDS encoding alpha/beta fold hydrolase, with product MLHYRTYQNNESLPWVTFIHGAGGSSSIWFKQIKEFRKHFNVIVVDLRGHGQSERGRWKKGDTFKEISKEVIDVLNHLHVKQSHFIGISLGTIVVQTITSEFPQYVRSQILCGAIIKLDIRTKFLLWFGRTTKRFIPYMLLYKLFAWIIMPNRRHEESRLAFVNSAKKMCQKEFIKWFSLTKMINPYLSKLQLDHKGIPTFFVMGQEDYLFRAPVEELVRRDQSLQYITIRRSGHVCNIDQPEEFNLQTIDYIYKLENKSKQLATG